The genomic window TCTTTCTAGTCACTCAAGCTGCAGCCCAACTCCTGGTGTCCAGTGGTTGTCATGGTTCCATCATCAACATCAGTAGCATCACAGGGAAGGTCAGGTTGAGTTAGGAGAAGGTCAGCCAGCCAGttgggcacagagaggagagccCCTCCTTGGGATTCCTGACTCATTCCAAATCTCTGACTCACCTATAGGTGGGGAACATGGGTCAGACAAACTACGCAGCATCCAAGGCTGGAGTGATTGGGCTGACCCAGACTGCAGCTCGAGAACTTGGCCGGTTAGTCAGACACAGCTGGGGGTACAGAGGGATTTGCTGAGCCATGTgggaggtctggggagggggtgtgtcAGTGTTCAGCCCTTTCCAGAGTCAGCAGCCACTCTCCCTTCCACAGACATGGGATCCGCTGTAACTCTGTCCTCCCAGGGTTCATTACAACACCCATGACACAGAAAGTGCCACAGAAAGTGCTGGACAAGGTAGGAGGCTATGGGTAGAGGGCAGAGTTATTCAGACACCCaatctctctgggcttcagagAGAATgctgagcacagggcctgacaattagtagatattcaataagtgtacaaggaatgaaaaaagaaaaaggtgtcaCAGACagcctaccaaaaaaaaaaaaaaagtaaaagaaacatttacACATGTATGAGTGTTTTCTTACAGGTGACTGGAATGATCCCGATGGGGCATTTGGGGGATCCTGAGGGTGAGCACTGAATAAGGAAAAGGAGTTAGGGAGGGGGCCTGAATGAAGAAATCCCAAACTTTGTGGGATCTGAAAGGATCTCACCAGGATTGgtggttggtgtgtgtgtgtgtgtgtgtgtgtgtgtgtgtgtgttggtggggagGGGTTCTGGTGGGAGGTGATGACTTTGGATCTATGAAAGTGAATAGgattctgccttttccccaccaTTCCCATAGATGTGGCAGATGTGGTCGCATTCTTGGCATCTG from Neofelis nebulosa isolate mNeoNeb1 chromosome 6, mNeoNeb1.pri, whole genome shotgun sequence includes these protein-coding regions:
- the HSD17B8 gene encoding (3R)-3-hydroxyacyl-CoA dehydrogenase isoform X2, translating into MRLLGGRGSEEVAPCGGHAAFQADVSEAGAVRRLLEQVQACFSRPPSVVVSCAGITRDEFLLHMSEDDWDKVIAVNLKGIFLVTQAAAQLLVSSGCHGSIINISSITGKVGNMGQTNYAASKAGVIGLTQTAARELGRHGIRCNSVLPGFITTPMTQKVPQKVLDKVTGMIPMGHLGDPEDVADVVAFLASEDSGYITGASVEVTGGLFM